In one Legionella clemsonensis genomic region, the following are encoded:
- a CDS encoding GNAT family N-acetyltransferase, translated as MNMNNENRFHFKPVNKTQEGLVLDWINQPHINEWLHSDGLSNTIKDIHEFLNEGEPWATHRIAYDNEVPFAYLITSEIEKSEEYPDGAVTLDLFICRLDYIGKGLSVQIIHEFILSQFSDAKIVLIDPEISNERAVHVYKKAGFKIIGEFIASWHPVPHYTMQLCIEDLKKQKLSA; from the coding sequence ATGAACATGAATAATGAGAACAGATTTCATTTTAAACCAGTAAATAAAACACAAGAAGGTCTTGTTCTTGACTGGATTAATCAGCCACATATTAATGAATGGCTTCATAGTGATGGTTTAAGTAATACAATAAAAGACATTCATGAGTTTTTGAACGAGGGAGAACCCTGGGCTACTCATCGGATAGCATATGATAATGAAGTTCCATTCGCTTATTTAATTACTTCTGAAATAGAGAAATCAGAAGAATATCCAGATGGTGCAGTAACACTGGATTTATTTATTTGCAGATTGGATTATATTGGGAAGGGATTATCGGTACAGATAATACATGAATTTATCTTAAGTCAATTTTCTGATGCTAAAATCGTACTGATTGATCCTGAAATTTCTAATGAGCGTGCAGTTCATGTTTATAAAAAAGCTGGTTTTAAAATCATTGGGGAATTTATTGCTTCATGGCATCCCGTACCACACTATACCATGCAATTGTGTATTGAAGACTTAAAAAAACAAAAATTGTCAGCCTAA
- a CDS encoding PAS domain-containing protein, with the protein MGVINDLKKEKNVPVVIADHHGLITYVNPIFEKVFEWTLTEIKKKPIAIIIPPRFHDAHNLGFSRFLSTGQPTLLATPLHLSAVTKKGKEFNAIRTIFAEQIEDQWIFGATISPTDKGD; encoded by the coding sequence ATGGGCGTTATTAATGATTTAAAGAAGGAAAAAAATGTGCCGGTCGTCATAGCCGATCACCATGGCTTAATAACCTATGTTAATCCAATTTTTGAGAAGGTATTCGAATGGACATTAACTGAAATTAAAAAAAAACCCATTGCCATTATTATACCACCTCGCTTTCATGATGCCCATAACCTTGGTTTTTCTCGTTTTCTTTCAACAGGCCAGCCTACTCTATTAGCCACACCTCTTCACCTTTCTGCTGTTACAAAAAAAGGGAAAGAGTTTAATGCAATACGTACCATTTTTGCAGAACAAATTGAAGATCAATGGATTTTTGGAGCAACAATCTCTCCTACTGATAAAGGAGATTAA
- a CDS encoding aminoglycoside phosphotransferase family protein, with protein sequence MDKVEIDTNLVRKLITEQFPQWQSLQICPVAQSGWDNRTYHLGEEMVIRLPSDKQYEPQINKEYQWLPWLSKQLSFEIPQPIALGKPSSAYPCHWSINRWIEGESASRQNIHDIKCFAEALGKCLKEFQSLDATDGPLAGAHNFYRGSSLKAYNHEMQLAIPKIKNSHEQRLAASLWQQALSSEWRLKPVWVHGDIAVGNILICNGRLHAIIDFGQLAIGDPACDLMIAWNFFASEERKVFKNAVQLDNDTWIRALGWAFWKTLCWPIKSTDVKEVLHEIYTDYDAIK encoded by the coding sequence ATGGATAAAGTAGAAATTGATACCAACTTAGTCCGAAAATTGATTACCGAGCAATTTCCACAATGGCAATCACTGCAAATTTGCCCAGTTGCTCAAAGTGGTTGGGATAATCGAACGTATCATCTAGGTGAAGAAATGGTGATTCGGTTGCCTAGTGATAAGCAGTATGAGCCGCAAATAAACAAAGAATATCAATGGTTGCCGTGGCTCTCTAAACAGCTTTCATTTGAAATCCCGCAACCTATCGCACTTGGAAAACCCTCATCCGCTTATCCATGTCATTGGAGTATTAATCGATGGATTGAAGGGGAATCTGCTTCAAGACAGAATATTCATGATATAAAATGTTTTGCAGAAGCATTGGGGAAGTGCCTAAAAGAATTTCAATCTTTAGATGCTACAGATGGACCTTTGGCTGGTGCACATAATTTTTATCGGGGTAGTTCATTAAAAGCTTATAATCATGAAATGCAACTTGCAATTCCTAAAATTAAAAACTCTCATGAACAACGACTTGCAGCATCATTATGGCAACAGGCACTCTCTTCTGAATGGCGCTTAAAGCCTGTTTGGGTGCACGGAGACATAGCCGTTGGAAATATTTTGATTTGTAATGGAAGATTGCATGCCATTATCGATTTTGGCCAACTTGCTATAGGTGACCCAGCATGTGATTTGATGATTGCATGGAATTTTTTTGCCAGTGAAGAACGAAAAGTATTTAAAAATGCAGTTCAGCTGGATAATGATACCTGGATACGAGCTTTAGGATGGGCATTTTGGAAAACCTTATGTTGGCCAATTAAGAGTACTGATGTAAAAGAGGTTTTGCATGAAATTTATACGGATTATGATGCGATAAAATAA
- a CDS encoding DVU_2496 family lipoprotein: MNKWLFWTLLLISSLCSAAGWASQRQNVYTIGAYDDAFKQRAAVMKLGPLPANEVPPVIPQSFLESDGSYGGGEVTRTISQACQLLKKQLNTGILPHEENWHIYLLEADWNKDTYQLHSNDYRLKHPVRVLKLVKKECD, from the coding sequence ATGAATAAATGGTTGTTTTGGACTTTACTATTAATAAGTAGCTTATGCTCTGCTGCCGGGTGGGCAAGTCAACGTCAAAACGTGTATACAATAGGGGCTTACGACGATGCTTTTAAACAGCGAGCCGCGGTGATGAAACTAGGGCCTTTACCAGCGAATGAAGTGCCTCCTGTAATACCCCAATCTTTTTTGGAAAGTGATGGCTCTTATGGTGGTGGAGAGGTGACTCGTACCATTTCCCAAGCATGTCAGTTACTTAAAAAACAATTGAATACAGGAATACTACCGCATGAGGAGAATTGGCATATTTATCTTCTTGAAGCGGATTGGAACAAGGATACCTATCAGTTGCATTCTAATGATTATCGTCTTAAACATCCGGTAAGAGTCTTAAAGCTTGTTAAAAAAGAATGTGATTAA
- a CDS encoding sensor domain-containing protein, whose protein sequence is MGQVDELVNPLRHTLSKMELALGTINEAIIWVDEIGIVQWCNKTFDHLINKRHIEILGSNISQLLPLKNKHKLSWKKLLKAAITDNSTNEIYTYHRNDSEFFLEMRTSHLILDNKTTIIIVLKDVTAEQHYLSELLKKEKLLRKQSDLLARDKEYVDNIIRSMSNMLIVVDKNGMITTVNQATASMLGYKMEELLGKNLHILFSDESYPEVLNKIISSKSLTNLEANCKTKNGHIKPVLLSGSVMFDTDGNPSSIVTIAQDISERKDMENRLLYLSTHDSLTGLPNRAVFEEALEAAVQRVKRTNQSMALLYIDLDYFKNVNDTFGHRIGDLLLIAISESLRNSIRKDDLALRLGGDEFAIILNGVKSPKNAYKIVEHLLHNIAKKYTLEGNKVFMTASVGLAFYRTTDGLSTQELKKNADLALYQAKEQGRNTYQEYNVI, encoded by the coding sequence ATGGGACAAGTGGATGAATTAGTTAACCCATTGAGACATACTTTAAGTAAAATGGAGTTAGCATTAGGCACTATTAATGAAGCCATTATATGGGTTGATGAAATAGGAATAGTTCAATGGTGTAACAAAACATTTGACCATTTGATTAATAAGCGTCATATCGAAATATTAGGTAGTAATATTTCTCAGCTTTTACCATTAAAAAATAAGCATAAGCTCTCTTGGAAAAAACTATTGAAAGCCGCAATAACAGATAATAGTACTAATGAAATCTATACATACCATCGTAATGATAGCGAATTTTTTTTAGAAATGAGGACCAGCCACTTAATACTAGATAACAAGACAACGATTATTATCGTATTAAAAGACGTCACAGCAGAGCAACACTATTTGAGCGAACTACTCAAGAAAGAAAAACTATTACGAAAACAATCAGATCTTTTAGCGAGAGATAAAGAATATGTGGATAATATCATTCGCTCCATGAGTAACATGCTTATTGTAGTTGATAAAAATGGAATGATTACAACGGTGAATCAAGCCACTGCGTCGATGTTAGGATACAAAATGGAAGAATTGTTAGGTAAGAATCTCCATATTCTTTTTTCTGATGAATCTTATCCTGAAGTGTTAAATAAAATTATCTCATCAAAATCCCTTACTAATTTAGAAGCTAATTGCAAGACAAAAAATGGGCATATTAAGCCAGTCTTACTTTCGGGCTCAGTTATGTTTGACACGGATGGCAACCCTTCATCAATAGTAACCATCGCTCAGGATATTAGTGAACGTAAAGATATGGAAAATAGACTACTTTATTTGTCTACCCATGATAGTTTAACTGGCTTACCTAATCGTGCGGTGTTTGAAGAGGCATTAGAGGCGGCAGTTCAACGTGTAAAACGCACTAATCAGAGTATGGCTCTACTTTATATCGATCTGGATTATTTTAAAAATGTAAATGATACCTTCGGACATCGAATAGGTGACCTATTGCTAATAGCCATATCTGAGTCTTTAAGAAACTCTATACGAAAAGATGACCTTGCACTACGTTTAGGTGGCGATGAGTTTGCAATTATTCTTAACGGAGTAAAATCCCCGAAAAATGCCTATAAGATCGTAGAACATTTACTGCATAATATTGCTAAAAAATATACGCTAGAAGGCAATAAGGTATTCATGACTGCTAGCGTTGGCTTAGCTTTTTATCGTACAACAGATGGGCTCTCCACGCAGGAATTGAAAAAAAATGCAGATCTCGCACTGTATCAGGCAAAAGAGCAAGGTCGTAATACTTATCAGGAGTATAATGTAATCTGA
- the relB gene encoding type II toxin-antitoxin system RelB family antitoxin: MLVVRLPEKLNERLSKLAKLTHRSKSYYVKQALQDFLDDQEEHLIALSRLEKKNPRITLDDMKKNLDLED, from the coding sequence ATGTTGGTAGTTCGCTTGCCCGAAAAACTAAATGAACGTTTGTCAAAGCTTGCCAAACTTACCCATCGTTCAAAAAGTTATTATGTTAAACAGGCACTACAAGATTTTTTAGATGACCAGGAAGAGCATCTCATTGCCCTATCAAGGCTAGAAAAGAAAAATCCACGAATTACTCTTGATGACATGAAAAAAAATCTGGATCTGGAAGATTAA
- a CDS encoding chitinase, which produces MSKLLLSIFGTFFIAVAYAAPAEIPFSPYADITINTHWEPETQSMEPMDLVAIAVANGLKAYHLAFITDSGSCQPAWGGQATYSIDSQWGKRLTDKLVQNGVNVAVSFGGASGTDISFNCDQKQLVDILEQVATTYQAKTLDFDIENGTADINKLMTALNVFQQKYPKIQLSFTLPTLPEGLTFQGKEILEAAKKAKLNYQVNIMAMDYGPAYSEDMGNYAIAAASALHGQLQTMYPEKQAESLWQKIIVTPMIGVNDVNTEQFTLINTDALRQFAQSKKLGGLSMWSIARDKPCADKWASPVCSGNNLQSNDYEFTQHFLGSTPKKPQKS; this is translated from the coding sequence ATGAGTAAACTTCTGCTGTCTATTTTTGGAACATTTTTTATCGCTGTTGCTTATGCAGCACCTGCAGAAATTCCATTTAGTCCTTATGCTGATATCACCATCAATACACATTGGGAACCTGAGACTCAAAGTATGGAGCCAATGGATTTAGTTGCCATCGCAGTTGCTAATGGTTTAAAGGCCTATCATTTGGCCTTTATTACTGATAGCGGCAGTTGTCAGCCTGCCTGGGGTGGACAAGCTACTTATAGCATCGACAGTCAATGGGGGAAACGTTTAACAGATAAATTGGTGCAAAATGGTGTTAATGTCGCCGTTTCTTTTGGTGGCGCTAGCGGAACGGACATTTCGTTTAACTGTGATCAAAAACAGTTAGTGGATATTCTGGAACAAGTAGCGACTACTTATCAAGCTAAGACGTTAGATTTTGACATTGAAAATGGAACTGCTGACATCAATAAATTAATGACCGCACTAAATGTATTTCAACAAAAATATCCAAAAATTCAATTAAGTTTTACTTTACCTACCTTGCCTGAAGGATTAACTTTCCAAGGGAAAGAAATATTGGAAGCAGCAAAAAAAGCCAAGCTTAATTATCAAGTTAACATTATGGCTATGGATTACGGTCCTGCTTATAGTGAAGATATGGGAAACTATGCTATTGCTGCAGCCAGTGCATTACATGGGCAATTGCAAACTATGTACCCGGAAAAGCAAGCGGAATCTTTATGGCAAAAAATTATCGTGACGCCGATGATTGGTGTGAACGATGTCAATACTGAACAGTTTACATTGATAAATACCGACGCGTTACGCCAATTTGCTCAGAGTAAAAAATTAGGTGGATTGTCCATGTGGTCAATTGCCAGAGATAAACCCTGCGCCGATAAGTGGGCAAGCCCTGTATGCAGTGGCAATAATTTACAATCAAACGATTACGAATTTACGCAGCATTTTTTAGGTTCAACTCCTAAGAAACCTCAAAAATCTTAA